The Candidatus Polarisedimenticolaceae bacterium sequence GTGGCACCGGTCACGAACTCGGCACTGCAGCCGTCGGAGACCCAGACGCCTTCGTCGTCGTATCCCCACGTCTTGCCGAGCAGGCACGCGGCGGTACCCGTCGAATGGAGGAGCGCGACCCCCGCGGAGGTGTCCGCGGGGCACCGGTTGCGCCCCCCGGCCTCCGACGTGCAGACGACGCTCGCGGAGGCTCCCGCGGCGGGAGCGGCAGTCAGCGCGCCGATCAGGATCATCGCGACGATCATCGGACTCCTCATGCCGGGTAACGCCGCCCCGCGAGGACGGTCTCGACGGCGGGCAGCAATTCTGTTGCGATGGCCCTCTTGACGACGAAGCCGCTCGCCCCCGCCGCGAGCGTCGCCTGCCTCACGCTGGGCTCGTCGTGGACGCTCAGGACGATGACCTTGAGCCCGGGGCACCGCGCATGGAGCCGGGTGAGCCACGCGAGGCGCTCCCCGGGGCTGAGCGTCAGCTCCACGATGGCGAGCGCCGGGTCGAGCCTGGAAGCGCTCTCGCCGAGCGAAGCCTCGTCCGCGACCGTCACCACCACGTCGAACATCGTCTCCAGCAGTCCGCGCACGCCCTCCGCCACTCCGTAGTGACGGTCGGCGAGCACCACACATCCCGCGTTTTTCGTGGTCATGGAGAACCGGCCGCAGCGTAGGACAGGAGCGCGGCGAGAGGACCTCGTAAGACTACTGAGCGGGTGCCGGGGGATCTACGGGCGGGAGCTCAGATACGGACGATCCCGAGCTTGATCGCGAAGGTGACGAGCTCGGCGCTCGTGTGGAAACCCCACGCCTCCATCATCTGGTACTTGTGGGATTCGACGGTCCGTGTCGAGATCGAGAGGATCGCGGCGATCTCCTTGGCGGACCTTCCTTCGGCGAGGAGCTCGAGGATCTCCCGCTGGCGCGGGGTCACCGCGGCGGCCGGGCCCGACTCCCCCCCCTTCGGGTGTCGCATCAGCGGCCCGACGAGGGTGGGCGTGATGAAGACGTCCCCGGCGAGCGCGGCGCGAATCGCGAGGATCAGCTCGACGGGAGCGGAGTGCTTGAGCACGTATCCCGCCGCACCGAGCTGCAGCGCGCGCCGGGCGTACGCGACCTCGGGGTGCATCGTGAGGAAGACGACCTTCGTCCCCGGATGATCGCGGTTGAGCCGTTCCAGCGCGTCGAGCCCCCCGAGCCCCGGCATCGAGATGTCGGCGACCACCACGTCCGGCTTCAGCTCTCCCACCGCCGAGACCAGCGCGAGGCCGTCCTCCAC is a genomic window containing:
- a CDS encoding response regulator transcription factor, which encodes MTTKNAGCVVLADRHYGVAEGVRGLLETMFDVVVTVADEASLGESASRLDPALAIVELTLSPGERLAWLTRLHARCPGLKVIVLSVHDEPSVRQATLAAGASGFVVKRAIATELLPAVETVLAGRRYPA
- a CDS encoding response regulator transcription factor, giving the protein MSRPRVLLADDHRIVAEGLRTLLSADFELVGIVEDGLALVSAVGELKPDVVVADISMPGLGGLDALERLNRDHPGTKVVFLTMHPEVAYARRALQLGAAGYVLKHSAPVELILAIRAALAGDVFITPTLVGPLMRHPKGGESGPAAAVTPRQREILELLAEGRSAKEIAAILSISTRTVESHKYQMMEAWGFHTSAELVTFAIKLGIVRI